The Pseudomonas moraviensis genome contains the following window.
TCCTGCATCCGGGCCAGAAAGCCATGGTCAAGTTCAGTGCCTACGACTACACGATTTACGGCGGGCTGAGCGCCAAACTGGAGCTGATCGGCGCCGATACGATTACCGACGACAAGGGCAACAGCTTCTATCTGATTCAGGTGCGCACCGACAAGAATCACTTGGGCGGCGATGTGAAACCGCTGCTGATCATCCCGGGGATGGTGGCGACGGTGGACATTATTACCGGCGAGAAAAGCGTACTGGATTACCTGCTCAAACCGGTGTTGAAGGCGCGGACCGAGGCGATGCGGGAGCGCTGAGCCGGGCTCGACTCAACCCTGTGGCGAGGGAGCTTGCTCCCGCCCGACGGCGCAGCCGTCGTAAAACCTGTTGGCGGAGTCTGCCTGACTCAATCAGGTGAAGGGTCTTGGGTCTGCTGCGCAGCCCAGCGGGAGCAAGCTCCCTCGCCACAGCGCCCCCTATTGCGGCCCATGGTTCCTCTCATAAGTCTCCTCCCCCATCGCCGCAATCTGCCCTTCAATCAACGCCTCGAACGGCTTGAGTAACGGCGCAAACGTCGTTGGCGCTTCAAGTGTTTCCAACGCCTGCACAATCGCCTCGATAGTCGATAACGCCCCCGGCCCCGGTGCCTTGCGCAAGCGATAGCGCGACACGCCGCCCTCGGCCAACGTCACCCGTGGCAACGCCGCCAGCAGCGGATTGAGGTGCAACATCTTGCGCGCCTTGCGCCATGTTCCATCCGGAACTACCAGCAACAGTGGTTCATCGGACTCGCCATAAGCCTGCATCGGTTGCGCATCATCAGCCGGAAACAACAATCGCGTTTGATAACCCGGCCGGTTCAGCAGCGTCGGCAAATCCTCGAACACTTCACCGACAATCAGCTCGGCATTGCTCAGGCCAAGCGCCGCCAGGCGCGCGGTATTGAGCGCGTGACTGACCTCGCTCGGGTGCTGCAGCAGCAATACCCGGGTGCGGCTGTCGAGGTGCGGAATCAACGGGCACAGGCAATGGGTCTTTGGGCGCAGGCAGCGCTGGCATTGGGGTCGGGACATGATGGATTACGCCTGATTCAATTGCGCTTTGAGCAAATCGCGGAAAGTCTGGATCAGCGGCTCGCGACTGCGACCGCGGCGCATGATCATCGAAAACGGCGCCTGATAACCGAAAGTTGCCGGCAGCAAGACACGCAGATCACCCTTGTCGGCCCAGGCCTGCGCGTAGTGTTCCGGCAGATATCCGATGTACGCGCCGGAGAGCACCAGAATCAGTTGCGCTTCCATGCTTTCCACGGTCGCGGCGCTGTGTTTGAAACCGTGCCGCGCCAGTTCCGCCTGACTCCAGTAACCGCGCCCGACCATCCGTTGCTGGGTGATGACCTGCTCGGGGATGCGCCGCTCGTTGAACAGCGGATGACGACTGCTGCAATACAGCCAGTGCTGCTCGCGGTACAACGGCATGTAGACCAGACCACTCATGCGCGTGG
Protein-coding sequences here:
- a CDS encoding tRNA-uridine aminocarboxypropyltransferase, which gives rise to MSRPQCQRCLRPKTHCLCPLIPHLDSRTRVLLLQHPSEVSHALNTARLAALGLSNAELIVGEVFEDLPTLLNRPGYQTRLLFPADDAQPMQAYGESDEPLLLVVPDGTWRKARKMLHLNPLLAALPRVTLAEGGVSRYRLRKAPGPGALSTIEAIVQALETLEAPTTFAPLLKPFEALIEGQIAAMGEETYERNHGPQ